A region from the Armatimonadota bacterium genome encodes:
- the hslU gene encoding ATP-dependent protease ATPase subunit HslU, with the protein MEELTPRRIVAELDRHIVGQAAAKRAVAIALRNRYRRSRLPEEIRRDVIPKNILMIGPTGVGKTEIARRVARLVDAPLVKVEATKFTEVGYVGRDVDSIIRDLVEVSVQMVRAERIAAVQDEARRLARERILYALVPEPQRPAANPLEALFGARGVEPATEGAARRDAEEASARREALRVPLERGDLDREVVEIEVEEQGLPMIEVFSGQGVEEMGVNLQDVLGGLLPRRRKKRRVTVAEGLRLLAAEEAQKLIDQEQAQREGVRRAEEMGIVFIDEIDKIAGPPAASGPDVSREGVQRDLLPIIEGSTVGTKYGPVRTDHILFLCAGAFHASKPSDLIPELQGRLPIRVELEPLTRADFLRILTEPENALTKQYRALLATEGVDVVFTPDGVEAIAEIAAEINERSEDIGARRLHTVLEKVTEEISFAAPDGPRRVEIDGAYVRDRLRDVLRDRDLSRYIL; encoded by the coding sequence ATGGAAGAGCTTACGCCGCGGCGGATCGTCGCCGAACTCGACCGGCACATCGTCGGCCAGGCCGCGGCCAAGCGTGCGGTCGCCATCGCCCTGCGCAACCGGTACCGGCGCAGCCGGCTTCCAGAAGAGATCCGGCGCGACGTGATTCCCAAGAACATCCTGATGATCGGCCCCACGGGGGTCGGCAAGACGGAGATCGCACGCCGCGTGGCACGCCTGGTCGACGCTCCGCTCGTCAAAGTCGAGGCGACGAAGTTCACGGAAGTCGGCTACGTCGGTCGTGACGTGGATTCGATTATCCGCGATCTGGTGGAAGTGTCCGTCCAAATGGTCCGTGCGGAGCGGATTGCCGCGGTGCAGGATGAAGCCCGGCGGCTGGCGCGCGAACGCATCCTGTACGCGCTCGTGCCCGAGCCGCAGCGTCCGGCGGCCAACCCGCTGGAAGCACTGTTCGGCGCCCGCGGCGTCGAACCCGCGACCGAGGGAGCAGCGCGCCGGGACGCGGAGGAAGCGAGCGCGCGCCGTGAGGCGCTGCGCGTCCCGCTGGAGCGCGGCGACTTGGACCGGGAAGTCGTGGAGATCGAGGTCGAAGAGCAGGGTTTGCCGATGATCGAGGTCTTCAGCGGTCAGGGCGTGGAAGAGATGGGCGTCAACCTCCAGGACGTGCTCGGCGGCCTGCTGCCCAGACGCCGCAAGAAGCGCCGCGTCACGGTCGCCGAGGGACTGCGGTTGTTGGCCGCCGAGGAAGCACAGAAGCTGATCGACCAGGAGCAGGCGCAGCGCGAGGGCGTGCGGCGAGCCGAGGAGATGGGGATCGTCTTCATCGACGAGATCGACAAGATCGCGGGTCCGCCCGCCGCCTCCGGTCCCGACGTCTCGCGGGAGGGCGTCCAGCGGGACCTGCTTCCGATCATCGAGGGGTCGACCGTGGGCACCAAGTACGGGCCGGTTCGCACCGACCACATCCTGTTCCTGTGCGCCGGGGCGTTCCACGCGAGCAAGCCGTCCGACCTCATCCCTGAACTGCAGGGCCGGCTCCCGATCCGTGTCGAGCTGGAGCCGCTGACCAGGGCCGACTTCCTGCGGATTTTGACCGAGCCGGAGAACGCGCTTACCAAGCAGTACCGCGCGCTGCTCGCCACCGAAGGAGTGGACGTCGTATTCACGCCCGACGGAGTTGAGGCGATCGCGGAGATCGCCGCGGAGATCAACGAGCGCAGCGAGGACATCGGCGCCCGGCGCCTGCACACCGTCCTGGAGAAAGTCACCGAGGAGATCTCGTTCGCCGCTCCCGACGGGCCGCGCCGCGTGGAGATCGACGGCGCCTACGTCCGGGATCGGCTGCGCGACGTACTGCGGGATCGCGATCTCAGCCGCTACATCCTCTGA
- the rpsB gene encoding 30S ribosomal protein S2: MPVVSMKQLLESGVHFGHQTRRWNPKMARFIFTERNGIHIIDLQKSVPLMEEAYRFVRDTVAQSGLVLFVGTKKQAQDAIREEAQRAGMPYVNQRWLGGMLTNFQTIRRRVDRLREIEQLREMGQLEMLTKKEQARVLEEHARLEKYLGGIKMMNRLPSAVYVVDTRKEHIAVAEARKLGIPIVAIVDTNCDPDEVDYPMPGNDDAIRAVRLITSRIADACIEGAEERRKHAAEEPVPVPEPVPLDGEVDGQPMTAEAYERSESEEEEAEV; the protein is encoded by the coding sequence ATGCCCGTCGTCAGCATGAAGCAACTGCTCGAATCGGGAGTCCACTTCGGGCACCAAACCCGGCGGTGGAACCCGAAGATGGCCCGGTTCATCTTCACCGAACGGAACGGCATCCACATCATCGACCTCCAGAAGTCCGTTCCCCTGATGGAGGAGGCGTACCGTTTCGTCCGGGACACCGTCGCGCAGAGCGGACTGGTGCTGTTTGTGGGGACGAAGAAGCAGGCACAGGACGCCATCCGCGAGGAAGCCCAGCGTGCCGGCATGCCCTACGTCAATCAGCGGTGGTTGGGCGGCATGCTGACCAACTTTCAGACCATCCGACGCCGGGTCGACCGGCTCCGCGAGATCGAGCAGCTGCGCGAGATGGGCCAGTTGGAGATGCTCACCAAGAAGGAACAGGCCCGGGTCCTCGAAGAGCATGCGCGGCTGGAGAAGTACTTGGGCGGGATCAAGATGATGAATCGGCTACCGTCCGCAGTCTACGTCGTGGACACGCGGAAGGAGCACATCGCGGTCGCCGAGGCCCGCAAGCTGGGGATTCCGATCGTCGCGATCGTGGACACCAACTGCGATCCCGACGAGGTCGACTACCCGATGCCGGGCAACGACGACGCGATTCGGGCGGTGCGTCTGATCACCAGCCGGATCGCCGACGCCTGCATCGAAGGGGCCGAGGAACGGCGCAAGCACGCGGCCGAGGAACCGGTGCCCGTCCCGGAACCCGTGCCGCTGGACGGGGAGGTAGACGGACAACCGATGACGGCGGAGGCGTACGAGCGCAGCGAGAGCGAAGAGGAGGAAGCAGAGGTCTGA
- the frr gene encoding ribosome recycling factor, with protein MIADILRDARQRMQKAVEATQREFGGLRTGRASPALVEHIRIDYYGTPTPLNRIATISVPEPRLLVVQPWDKNALKAIEKAILQSELGLVPSSDGAVLRIPIPPLTEERRRDLVKVARRHAEEGRVAVRNIRREAKEMIEELEDAHEISEDEAKRAQDELQKLTDKFIAEIDALLEKKEAEILTP; from the coding sequence ATGATCGCCGACATCCTCCGGGACGCCCGTCAGAGGATGCAGAAAGCCGTGGAGGCCACGCAGCGGGAGTTCGGCGGACTGCGCACCGGGCGCGCGAGTCCGGCGTTGGTCGAGCACATCCGCATCGACTACTATGGCACCCCAACGCCGCTCAACCGGATCGCCACGATCTCGGTGCCCGAGCCGCGCCTGCTCGTGGTCCAGCCGTGGGACAAGAACGCGCTCAAGGCGATCGAGAAGGCGATCCTGCAGAGCGAACTCGGACTCGTGCCCAGCTCCGACGGCGCGGTGCTCCGCATCCCGATTCCTCCGCTGACGGAGGAGAGACGGCGCGATCTCGTCAAGGTGGCGCGGCGGCACGCCGAGGAGGGGCGTGTGGCCGTGCGCAACATCCGCCGCGAGGCCAAGGAGATGATCGAGGAGCTGGAAGACGCCCACGAGATCTCGGAGGACGAGGCCAAGCGGGCGCAGGACGAACTGCAAAAACTCACCGACAAATTCATTGCGGAGATCGACGCCCTGCTCGAGAAGAAGGAAGCGGAGATCCTGACGCCGTAA
- the pyrH gene encoding UMP kinase — translation MLQARYQRIVLKISGEELSGPEPATLDPEVLRLIAREVRAVQELGTQIALVVGGGNIVRGAEFSRKLGIDKVTADYMGMLATVINALALQEVLESHGLQTRVQSAIAMHEIAEPFIRRRAVRHLEKGRVVLFAAGTGSPYFTTDTTAALRAIEIEAGAVLIAKNRVPGVFDKDPNRYADAVMFDRLTYLDYINRGLQVMDTTTVSLCMDNGLDIWVFNLQEPGNLARIVRGEHVGTLIGGVR, via the coding sequence ATGCTACAGGCGCGCTACCAGCGCATCGTCCTCAAGATCAGCGGCGAGGAGCTGAGCGGCCCCGAGCCAGCCACCCTGGACCCCGAGGTCCTGCGGCTGATCGCGCGCGAGGTGCGGGCGGTGCAGGAGCTCGGCACCCAGATCGCTCTCGTCGTCGGAGGCGGCAACATCGTGCGGGGCGCAGAATTCAGCCGCAAACTCGGCATCGACAAGGTGACCGCTGACTACATGGGGATGCTGGCCACCGTCATCAACGCGCTGGCGCTGCAGGAGGTGCTCGAGAGCCACGGCCTGCAGACCCGGGTGCAGAGCGCGATCGCCATGCACGAGATCGCCGAACCGTTCATCCGACGCCGTGCCGTCCGCCACCTCGAGAAGGGCCGGGTGGTGCTGTTCGCGGCCGGAACGGGCAGCCCGTACTTTACGACCGACACGACCGCGGCGCTGCGCGCAATCGAGATCGAAGCCGGCGCGGTGCTGATCGCCAAGAACCGTGTGCCCGGCGTCTTCGACAAGGATCCCAACCGCTACGCCGACGCGGTGATGTTCGACCGGCTGACCTATCTCGACTACATCAACCGCGGCCTGCAGGTCATGGACACGACGACGGTGTCGCTGTGCATGGACAACGGTTTGGACATCTGGGTGTTCAACCTGCAGGAACCCGGCAACCTCGCGCGGATCGTCCGCGGCGAACACGTCGGCACGCTGATCGGAGGCGTGCGATGA
- the tsf gene encoding translation elongation factor Ts, which yields MAATAELVKELRARTGAGMMDCKGALEEAGGNLDKAVELLRKKGLASAAKRAGRAASQGLVDAYIHGGGTLGVLIEVNCETDFVARTEEFRALVRNLAMQVAATDPQYVSEAEIPAEVLHREREIARAQLQQTMRDRPPAALEKAVEGKLRKWVETVVLLEQPYIRDEKKKVSEIVQETIARTGENIVVRRFARFRLGEAT from the coding sequence ATGGCGGCGACGGCAGAACTCGTGAAGGAACTGCGGGCACGCACCGGCGCGGGCATGATGGATTGCAAGGGCGCTTTGGAGGAGGCCGGCGGAAACCTCGACAAAGCCGTGGAGCTGCTGCGCAAAAAGGGGCTTGCGAGTGCGGCCAAGCGAGCGGGGCGCGCGGCCAGCCAGGGTTTGGTGGATGCGTACATCCACGGCGGCGGGACGCTGGGCGTGCTGATCGAGGTCAACTGCGAGACGGACTTCGTTGCCCGCACGGAAGAGTTTCGGGCCCTGGTGCGGAACCTGGCGATGCAGGTGGCCGCCACCGACCCCCAGTACGTCTCGGAGGCGGAGATCCCAGCCGAGGTCCTGCACCGGGAACGGGAGATCGCGCGCGCGCAGCTGCAACAGACGATGCGCGATCGCCCTCCAGCCGCGCTGGAGAAGGCGGTGGAGGGCAAGCTGCGCAAGTGGGTCGAGACGGTCGTGTTGCTTGAGCAGCCCTACATCCGCGACGAGAAGAAGAAGGTTTCGGAGATCGTCCAGGAGACGATCGCCCGGACCGGCGAGAACATCGTCGTGCGGCGCTTTGCGCGGTTCCGGCTGGGAGAAGCGACCTGA
- a CDS encoding isoprenyl transferase: protein MAEPPAIRPGDPSPTTEAALPHDEGLRRLGLDPRRIPAHVAIIMDGNGRWATSRGLPRIEGHRAGREAIREAVRAAREFGIRVLTLYAFSTENWRRPREEVEALCALYEQVLREETQELAREGVRIRIIGDREAFPPGLREAIRYAEEATAHNQDLDLVGALNYGGRAEVVRAARALVESGVRGMLRPEQVDEDAFVQCLQTYPLPDPDLLIRTGGEQRISNFLIWQCAYAEMYFTPVLWPQFTRQTLLDALRNYQARVRRFGGLDAD from the coding sequence GTGGCTGAGCCACCTGCCATACGCCCCGGGGACCCCTCACCGACGACCGAGGCTGCACTCCCCCACGATGAGGGGCTGCGCCGCCTGGGGCTGGATCCCCGAAGGATTCCCGCGCACGTCGCGATCATCATGGACGGCAACGGCCGCTGGGCCACCTCGCGCGGGCTGCCGCGCATCGAGGGTCACCGGGCGGGGCGGGAGGCGATCCGGGAAGCGGTGCGCGCCGCGCGCGAGTTCGGGATCCGTGTTCTGACGCTGTACGCCTTCAGCACCGAGAACTGGCGCCGGCCGCGCGAGGAGGTCGAAGCGCTGTGCGCCTTGTACGAGCAAGTGCTTCGCGAGGAGACGCAGGAGCTGGCGCGCGAGGGCGTACGGATCCGCATCATCGGCGACCGGGAAGCCTTCCCACCTGGCTTGCGCGAGGCGATCCGCTACGCGGAGGAGGCGACTGCCCACAACCAGGACCTGGACCTTGTTGGGGCGTTGAACTACGGCGGCCGCGCGGAGGTGGTGCGGGCGGCACGGGCGCTGGTGGAATCCGGCGTGAGGGGGATGCTGCGGCCGGAGCAGGTGGACGAGGACGCATTCGTACAGTGCCTGCAGACGTACCCCCTGCCCGATCCGGATCTGCTGATCCGGACCGGGGGGGAGCAACGCATCAGCAACTTCTTGATCTGGCAGTGCGCATACGCGGAGATGTACTTCACTCCCGTGCTGTGGCCGCAATTCACCCGTCAGACGCTGCTCGATGCCCTGCGGAACTACCAAGCGCGGGTCCGCCGGTTCGGTGGTCTCGATGCTGACTAG
- a CDS encoding phosphatidate cytidylyltransferase has translation MLTRRLLTAMVGVPLAVAGIWVGGWFFAALVCMVVAFGTWEFYALMNRAGYVPSREAGMVAAVAFVVLAHVGEHRWIPTLLAGLLLYALSAQLAERRGRALPNAAGTALGALYVGYFAAHLLLLRRLPDGVALTLLVLGAVWVGDSAAYFVGRRIGRRKLLPEVSPAKTIEGAVGGLGGALVAALGVGWAAGLPAAFAVVGGLACGVASQVGDLWESAIKREARVKDSGNLLPGHGGFLDRFDGLLFAGVIAYYAFGLWTGAI, from the coding sequence ATGCTGACTAGACGCCTGTTGACCGCAATGGTCGGCGTGCCCCTCGCCGTCGCGGGGATCTGGGTGGGCGGGTGGTTTTTCGCCGCGCTGGTGTGCATGGTGGTCGCGTTCGGAACATGGGAGTTCTATGCGCTGATGAACCGCGCGGGATACGTGCCGAGTCGGGAGGCGGGCATGGTCGCTGCCGTGGCCTTCGTGGTCCTCGCGCACGTCGGCGAGCACCGCTGGATCCCGACGCTGCTGGCGGGCCTGCTGCTGTACGCGCTGTCGGCGCAGCTCGCCGAACGGCGAGGCCGCGCCCTGCCCAACGCCGCGGGCACCGCGCTGGGTGCGCTGTACGTCGGCTACTTCGCCGCCCACCTCCTCCTGCTCCGTCGGCTGCCCGACGGCGTTGCACTGACGCTGCTTGTGCTTGGAGCGGTGTGGGTTGGCGACAGCGCCGCCTACTTCGTCGGGCGCAGAATCGGGCGCCGCAAGCTGCTGCCCGAGGTGAGTCCGGCCAAGACGATCGAGGGTGCCGTCGGCGGCCTGGGGGGTGCCCTGGTCGCGGCGTTGGGGGTAGGATGGGCCGCCGGCCTGCCGGCGGCGTTCGCGGTGGTCGGCGGCCTGGCCTGCGGCGTGGCGTCGCAGGTGGGTGACCTGTGGGAGTCGGCGATCAAACGCGAAGCGCGGGTGAAAGACTCAGGCAACCTCCTGCCCGGACACGGTGGTTTCCTGGACCGGTTCGACGGGCTGTTGTTCGCGGGTGTGATCGCTTACTACGCGTTCGGGCTGTGGACGGGGGCGATCTGA